One segment of Triticum aestivum cultivar Chinese Spring chromosome 2A, IWGSC CS RefSeq v2.1, whole genome shotgun sequence DNA contains the following:
- the LOC123191650 gene encoding G2/mitotic-specific cyclin-1-like, whose amino-acid sequence MALKSVWREAARHKKSGGSGGGDGHRTIWFERDVLLALRHPLLPAFRDVLATDAVVGFAIDRCGGGDLNSLRRRQTEKMFSDSVIRTVLFFAELALLQYGLVQSKPSMVAATAVYAARLPLKKTPLWTDTLKHHTGLTEAQLMDAAKILVASHSTAPDSKLKVVYKKYSSDKLGGVALPD is encoded by the exons ATGGCGCTCAAGTCGGTCTGGCGGGAGGCTGCGCGGCACAAGAAGAGcggcgggagcggcggcggggacggACACCGAACGATTTGGTTCGAGCGCGACGTGCTCCTGGCCCTGCGCCACCCGCTGCTCCCCGCCTTCCGCGATGtcctcgccaccgacgccgtcgtcGGCTTCGCCATCGaccgctgcggcggcggcgacctcAACTCCCTCCGACGCCGCCAGACCGAGAAGATGTTCTCCGACTCCGTCATACG CACCGTCTTATTCTTCGCGGAGCTGGCGCTGCTGCAGTATGGTCTAGTGCAGTCCAAGCCCTCCATGGTCGCCGCGACTGCTGTCTACGCGGCCAGGCTCCCCCTAAAGAAGACCCCTCTGTGGACCGACACTCTGAAGCACCACACTGGCTTGACTGAAGCACAGCTGAT GGACGCGGCCAAGATCCTGGTGGCCTCGCACTCCACCGCGCCTGACAGCAAGCTGAAGGTCGTCTACAAGAAGTACTCGAGCGATAAGCTGGGAGGAGTCGCCCTTCCAGATTAG